TGGGTTGAAGACGTATATCGGGCAGTTCATGAAAGGGCAGGATTATGGAGAGCTGGTGGCAGCCAAGATGGTGTCCCCCTATATTGTTATCGAACAATATGGCAGGAGCGGCTTCGTGCATGTTCAGAAACCTCCCAACGAAGAGGATGTGCGAATGGCGAAGGAAGGCCTGGCCAAGGCAGAAAGGGCTATGCTTTCCGGTGAGTACGACATCATAGTCTTCGACGAGATTAACACGGCTCACTATTTTGGCCTGATAACACTGGCAGAGATGCTGGACACAATACACTCCAAGCCGGAGGGTGTGGAGGTGGTCTTCACTGGGCGGTATGCTCCCCCGGAGGTCATCGCCGCAGCAGACCTGGTAACGGAGATGGCAGAGGTGAAGCACTATCATGACAAGGGCGTCGTTGCCCGGAAGGGCATTGAGCGCTGAGTACAGCAGGGTTATCTGGTGTAGTAGGGGCTAGGCAATAGGGACAGTGGGTAGGCGGTGGCTAGAAGTGCTGGTTGTGGATAAGGTCGAGAGGTAGCTTACTCGGGAGGCACGGATTCTACCGAGTAAGTTACCCAATCATTGTACTCTCGTCATTCGGACAAGTTGAAGTAAGAAAAACTGGTGATACGCATCAAGGCCGTGCCCTCTATGAACTCGTTCTTAGGCTTAGCCTCAGGGTCGAAGCACTCCCCCTTTATGATCGGCACGCCAGGTTTGGTTAGGTCGTCTCTGACCTTAACCAGTGTCCGCTCGTGTTTAGCAGCGTTAGCTACCTCGAATTCATAGACAGCTTTCACCTTTAGTGTCTCCTTGTTTCTTATCTGTACAGACATCCCCAAGGCAATAAGGCGGTCATACAGGTCCTCGTTTCTTTCCACGCCGGTCATTACTCCACCGGGTAATCGGTCAACGATTTTCCTGATGTAGGGATCCTGGTACAGCGAGTGGCTGTCCTTCTTCTTGACCACGTCGATGCATCGGCCCACCAATTCCTCGCTGCCCACTATTATGCTCTTCCTGTATAAAGCTACAGCTAGCTGCCCCCCATCCTGTGCTTTTGTTAGCTTGCGAACCCCGAGATACTTACCCAGGGTGTATCCGTTCTCTATTAGTTGCTTCTCTACATCACCACCATCGAAATCTCCACTGACAATTGTCACTATCCCCAGATCGGGAATAGACGCTTGCACAAAAAGCTTTACTTC
The DNA window shown above is from Chloroflexota bacterium and carries:
- a CDS encoding cob(I)yrinic acid a,c-diamide adenosyltransferase is translated as MKAKESGPLGKGYVQVYTGNCKGKTTAALGLAFRAMGHGLKTYIGQFMKGQDYGELVAAKMVSPYIVIEQYGRSGFVHVQKPPNEEDVRMAKEGLAKAERAMLSGEYDIIVFDEINTAHYFGLITLAEMLDTIHSKPEGVEVVFTGRYAPPEVIAAADLVTEMAEVKHYHDKGVVARKGIER